A region of Helicoverpa zea isolate HzStark_Cry1AcR chromosome 16, ilHelZeax1.1, whole genome shotgun sequence DNA encodes the following proteins:
- the LOC124637859 gene encoding exonuclease GOR-like isoform X3, giving the protein MAATCDETLATVDSASAAARRRKPRDRRRPPSAPPTPSTPSRISTEELVEALRPHLLSPKRMWTLGYPLEIDPNSSKAVVYINPPPRPRPLPATTWDVNAPEFVPGSQGDSGRGSLGSTPRSDSDEEADTVEHLCVRCDKMFRMTREGEYLKDEPCLYHWGRVSGDCRYTCCKSPLGVRGCSSARFHVWSGTRPGMNGPLEGYVRARSPRGGVYAIDTEMCYTTAGLELASIAVIAADGRLVYKSLVKPSSPVVDHNTRFSGIRPRDLARATKTLRDVQNDILGFVGTDTILIGHALDNDLRALKLLHGAVVDTCALYPHARGFPMRRSLRALSEELLGRIVQRGSAGHSPLEDARAAMDLVLLKVHEERANRTRISNQLPMLQPYDPLISAA; this is encoded by the coding sequence AGACCCTCGCGACGGTGGACTCTGCCAGCGCTGCAGCACGCCGGCGCAAGCCGCGTGATCGACGCCGCCCCCCGTCCGCGCCGCCGACGCCGTCGACGCCGTCGAGAATCTCCACTGAAGAACTGGTAGAAGCACTCCGACCGCATCTTCTGTCACCCAAGCGCATGTGGACGCTGGGGTATCCGCTTGAGATTGATCCGAACTCGTCGAAAGCGGTTGTGTATATCAATCCACCGCCTCGACCCCGACCTCTACCAGCAACTACGTGGGACGTTAACGCGCCCGAGTTTGTGCCCGGCTCGCAGGGCGACAGCGGCCGCGGGTCGCTGGGTTCGACTCCGCGCTCCGACAGTGATGAAGAAGCGGATACAGTGGAACATTTGTGTGTACGTTGTGATAAAATGTTTCGAATGACTCGCGAAGGTGAATATCTGAAGGATGAACCGTGTCTCTATCATTGGGGACGTGTGAGTGGTGATTGCCGTTACACATGCTGCAAGTCACCATTGGGTGTCAGAGGATGTAGCTCAGCTCGTTTCCATGTATGGAGCGGCACTCGACCAGGCATGAATGGGCCTCTCGAAGGTTATGTGCGGGCCCGTTCGCCTCGCGGTGGTGTATACGCCATCGATACAGAGATGTGTTACACAACGGCAGGCCTGGAATTAGCTAGTATTGCGGTCATCGCCGCTGATGGCCGACTTGTATACAAATCACTAGTAAAACCGAGCTCACCTGTAGTTGATCACAACACTCGTTTCTCGGGCATCAGGCCGCGCGACTTGGCGCGCGCGACTAAGACGCTGCGAGATGTTCAAAATGACATACTTGGATTCGTGGGCACAGACACGATCCTAATCGGACATGCCCTGGACAATGACCTGCGTGCACTGAAGCTGCTGCATGGCGCCGTGGTGGACACCTGCGCGCTGTACCCTCACGCGCGAGGCTTCCCCATGCGCCGCTCGCTGCGGGCCCTCTCTGAGGAGCTGCTGGGACGCATCGTTCAACGCGGGAGCGCTGGCCACTCGCCTCTCGAAGACGCCCGAGCCGCTATGGATCTAGTACTTCTCAAAGTTCACGAAGAGAGAGCAAACCGTACACGTATTTCGAACCAACTACCCATGCTGCAGCCGTATGATCCGTTAATTAGTGCCGCCTAA